One Candidatus Sulfurimonas baltica DNA segment encodes these proteins:
- a CDS encoding HDOD domain-containing protein yields MTFERLIENIDDMPQLSDIARVMQSFYSLGIDHVDMKKLVRMIESDVMLTANILKMINSPYYGFKNKISSVPQAVTLFGTQKIYGLVIHFAMSNQLKADTAIYGFNNAQFNEMCIIQSSLMMQWYAKVNLRDTHILTSLALIMESGKLIVSKELHGSDYIEVYREGFLACTNIQDFEREFLGTTSYYLSAILFSHWNLEPVYAEVLRELDLNEQEKASKENDKITKKYAAAIEVIRTAVNLKEVLTDESIKKACVKVQEMGLDSEHFEAVALRIKKRVLKD; encoded by the coding sequence ATGACATTTGAGCGTTTAATAGAAAATATAGATGATATGCCGCAGTTGTCAGATATCGCGAGAGTAATGCAGAGTTTTTACTCTTTAGGTATTGATCATGTAGATATGAAAAAGTTAGTAAGAATGATCGAGTCCGATGTAATGTTAACTGCAAATATTTTAAAGATGATTAACTCTCCATATTATGGATTTAAAAATAAGATATCTTCAGTGCCTCAAGCCGTCACACTCTTTGGTACTCAAAAAATTTATGGACTAGTAATTCATTTTGCTATGAGTAATCAGTTAAAAGCAGATACGGCAATTTATGGGTTTAACAATGCACAGTTTAATGAGATGTGTATTATCCAGAGTTCACTTATGATGCAGTGGTATGCAAAAGTTAATTTAAGAGATACTCATATACTCACATCATTAGCTTTAATCATGGAATCAGGAAAGTTAATCGTATCTAAAGAGTTGCACGGAAGTGATTATATTGAAGTCTATAGAGAAGGTTTTTTAGCTTGTACAAATATTCAAGATTTTGAAAGAGAGTTTCTAGGTACAACTTCATACTATCTAAGCGCGATACTATTTTCGCACTGGAATTTAGAGCCAGTTTATGCAGAGGTATTAAGAGAATTGGATTTAAATGAGCAAGAGAAAGCTTCAAAAGAGAATGATAAAATTACTAAAAAGTATGCAGCTGCTATTGAAGTTATTAGAACAGCTGTAAACCTAAAAGAGGTTTTAACAGATGAGTCTATAAAAAAAGCTTGTGTTAAAGTTCAAGAGATGGGACTTGATTCTGAACATTTTGAAGCTGTGGCCTTAAGAATCAAAAAAAGAGTACTCAAAGATTAA